The Ictalurus punctatus breed USDA103 chromosome 17, Coco_2.0, whole genome shotgun sequence sequence ACCTTGCTCTCTCCCTCTTGGTTATTTTTCTTCTGCTAAGAACAATGAGCTCACAGAAGCTTTGGTGCTTTTGTCTGAATAAAAACAGCTTTCTTAAGCTTGCCTTAGAGATACTCATTTGCTATTTCAGTCTATAAAGTTTTGCCTGTCAGAAGAGGATAACACACATTATGCAGTGCTAATAAACACTACATTTATGCAATAGTGTATGCACGATCATCTAATACAGTTTGTGTTACTCGAGTcatattatattgttttaacattttaatgatGTAACTTGTAATGTCCTTATGTCCTTCTTTTTTGCAGGAAATCATGACAACAAAATTTGAGATGTCAAAAATGGAATAGAAATATGCCGTGTGTATGCGTTGTAAATATTGAGAGTCTGTGGCTGTAAACGCTTATTTTATGTTGAATTATAAGTgatttatgtaaatatgtggGATGTGAGTAATGAGAGTACTAAACTGATGGACAGTTATTGTTTTGCCTGTATTGCCTGTTTGTATTTATGTTTTCATCGGAAAGGTGTGGGCTTCTTCAACTCCAGCTGTAAtcatatttgacatttgtttACATATCTGAAATacaaaatgtgattaaaaccCACTCCTTTATACTTCTTAAGATGGGAATCTTTTCCACACCAAGTGCAACCTTTAACATaaagagcacaaaaaaacaaaatgattcTGCTTACTGTAGTTTCAGTTAACATGGCAAATAGTGTCATCTGTCTGGACTCTTACTGATCAAACAGGCTGCTTTTCAAGAGAATTTTATCTAAAGTGAGTTTAATGATCCATGAATTATAGCTAACACACACTATTCTCTGAGAATAACAGCAGTAGATCAGCTTTAGTTCAGTGATGCAAACTGCAAAGGTCTGAGTTTGTCATGGTCACAaatttttcaattattataaTTCTTTTGTGCATAATTTGTGCATTACATGAGTATTGACACATGACTTTATAATTCAGCTGACTTTTGATAGTTTTGCCCTTTTGTTTAATATACtggtgcagatttttttttatatccatgcATATACATTTGTATATTAAATCTCTTACAAgtaggttaaaaaaattaatctagGCCTTCAGGGGCCCTGAGTGTTGATGTAACAAAGCATGAGCAGCTAAATGCAAGTTCATTGTCTAACTGTCAGTATATATTGATTTCTGAGGCTCTTCACTCATTAGGCAACCTTCTGTTGTTTGCCAATATGCTTGTGCTGTTGTTTTTATGGTTATCCTTCCCACTACAATGAGTAGTCTCCCttcaaaaaaatttattaaaaataaataaaatcttcctTTACTGGAACTAGGGAGCCTAGCCCGAACATGTTCTAGCATAAGGCTACTGTGTACAAAtcgaagacatggtttgccaaggttgaagtGGAATAACTTgaatggcctgcacagagccctgacctcaatcacactgaacacctttgggataatTTGGAACGTTGGCTGTGCCCCAGTcctcctcacctaacatcagtgcctggcctcactaatgctcttgtggctgaatggacaaatccccacagccacgctccaaaatctagtggaaagccttaaCAGAATAGTGGAGgctataacagcaaagggtgACTAAacttggaatgggatgttcaacaagtagATATAGGTGTGATTAGGTGTCCAGAAACTTaaggccatatagtgtatttattaGTAATGATATCCTTAATAAGAAACACAAAACTATACAGTGTTAGTTACATGAATGTGAGCTCAAAACTAATATTATTTGAAAGTTTCATTTTCTGTTATCTAATAAAAAACAGCATAATctaatatatttaatgtttacatttatggaaattCTTATAACCAGAATATAACATCTGGAGGTCATGAATTTATTTCTATGcatgaagataaaaaaaaaaatgaaagaggcCCAGAGAGTGATAAATGGTTTTATGGTGGTTTATTCATGTACACAACATAACAGTCTAAAAACAAGCACAGAGATTAGAGCGCACATTCTGTATTGAATCCACAATGGGGGCAGTCTGGCGTTATCTGAAATGTGTATCACATTGATATTCCTAGTGAAAGAAAAGCTACAAACAGACAGAATGGCAATCAATATAAACCTAACAGTCTTTATGATCACATAATATGTGATCATTGAGATTAACAATTCAAAGGAATGTCTTTTTTGATAATATAAAATCTCACTAGAAGATAAGCAAAACATTGACAGTAATGGAATGTGCTGATTGATGACTTAATTATTGCTTTTCAAGTTTTTTAGCTACATGGATTGCATTTCTCACCATGGTGAATCGTGACAAACGTGTGATTacttctttttttggggggagggggaaggGGCAAAGCTCCACGCTGAACGACTCCCATGGAGATCTAATCCTCTTTGTTTGGCCTCACACGTTTCCCGCCATTTTTTCTGGTGAATGATAACAGAAGAGATTAAATATATTACAACATGTATTCAAATACAGAATGCATTTTAAATTTACACATACTTTAGAACAGATGGGttatatattttctaaaataatttTGCACTAACACAAATACCAcaattattatttcaaattGTAGACCTAACTTAAAACTTTAAGTAAAATACCTCCTTTAATTGCTGCTGGCttaacaataaaatacacacttgGGAGTGTCCTACAATATGGTTCATTATATTATTTAGGGTTATTCTCTATCAGAGATATTAAGAAGCATCACTAGTGTTATAAAGACAAGACATCTATGAAACATGCTCTTTCTCACcaataatacaatacaaagcAGCAAACAAAGGAAAGGGGTAGGAGTGGTTGGGGTATTACAGGTTAATAGCTTTGGGGTTTGTCCATGATGCAagaacacatttacatacatagTGATAAGGACTCATTACAAACAAccagaataaataaaagggcATCTAATTTTTTGTTGACTGTTCAATGACAGTAACCAACATCAACATCTGTACAATTGCCATGGTTTGTTTGAGAGAATTTTGGACTACTGTCCAGGAAATCCTTCTCTTTGACTAACTGATCAATGGCTGCCAGTAAAACAGTTTGAACGATGGAAGTTGCAGCTTGATAAAACATCCTCTTCAGGGTCTCTTCTTGGTCATCTGGCTCATCATTGTATTTTGCTGACTCAGAAAAGGACCCATCATTGTCAGAACTGCAACATACCCCAGTCTCTAACTCAATACTAGCACCTAATCCTACTATAGAATCTGTCTTCCCAGATTCTGTCTTGTCATTGGAGGCAATTGCTGCTTCAAACTCACCGCTTTCAGCAACTGCGTTTTCAGTACCACAGTTCCCATCTTGTTTCAGAATCTTCCCATCTTTTGCAATTTTGTCACTACAGTTGGTGTCCTCCTGGTTTGTCTCCTCTTCCTTTACAACATCGACCTTTACAGGAGGCTCATTATTTTGTGCTGTGGTGTCTTCTGTTGCAGCACCTGAATATCCGTTCTCTCCATTGGTCTTGGGTTCCACATTTGGCTCCGTCTGGTCTCCTCCCTCTGATAAGTGAGGCGTGTCTGACTGCTCACCAGATGGTATACTTGGGAGGGACTTATCCTCTCCATCAGAACTTTTGTGCTCATCTACCACCTGAGCTCCGTTGTTGCTCTCACTTGGTGTGGCAGCCTGGTCCTCTGATCCACCCTGTGGGAGGTCAGTTGCCCCAGCTGTGTCTGCAGAGCCATCCGTGTCTTTAGTttcctctttattctctttctgtACTGCTGAGCCATCCCCCATATCCATGCTAGTACTCTTCCCCTTACGCAGTATGAAATTCTTTAATGAGACAGCACGGTTGAAATGTGTCCTTTTAGACTTGGCAGTCTTGCCTGAGTCTTTACTCGCCTGTGGTTCTTCAGTCTGTTCTTGTTCACCTGTTGGTTCTTCCTCTTCTCCACCAGCATCTGCTGCTTTCTTTGATTTGGGAGTTACTCGCTTTTTAAATGAGGTCCAGATATCATTTGCATGCTGGTCTACGTGTTTTGTATGTGTTGCAGTTGCCTCATTCTCTTCTTCTCCATCTGCATTGGTCTTCTCTTGAGTTTCTCCATCATCTGATACTTTTGACTCTTCAGAAATTTGTGTGGCCCCCTGATCTGCCTCTGGGGTATTCTCATCTTTGAGATTATCTGAAGAGTCTTTGTCCTTTGGTTTGTGGATTCCAACAATTGACGGGTCTCTCTTTATACCTTGAAAAGTCCATGACCTCTTCAATTTCCACCTTTTTTGCCCAGTGTGCTCTGACTTTGTAGTTGAGTCCAGTGTCCCAGTGTCCCCTGCTGCATCTGCACTACCACCCTCTGCTCCTTCTGCATCCTTGGCTTCATCAGTGCTTTTCTTGTGACTCTTCTGTGCCATAAGCTTCTTAAAGGAATGCCAGCGTTTCATTGGTTTTGTAGTTTGCGAAATTAACTTATCTGCTTCTTCTGGTGATTGTGGGTCCTCATTTTGATCCACCACAGCTGTGCTTGCATCAGCAACCTCCAGTCTGTCAAGAGATTTTGACCGAAcctttccatgttttgataGTTCTCCTGAGCCTTCTTTTTTCTCTGTGCTTTTGTGGGAGAAAATTTTGGCAACAGGCTTGCGAATGAAATCACGTACACTTGACTTTTCTCCCTGCTTTGGCTTGGCACCGGGTGCCTTCTGCTCTTGGACAGCCTCCTCATTGTCTGGTACTTTTTCAATAACTTGGCCATCCGTTGCTGCTTCAGTTGCTGGCTGACTAGCTGACTGGTCTTTAGGATCTGCTTCCTCCCCTTGATCATTCTTGTTTGTGGCTGAGGCCTTATCTGGGTCTTCTGCAAGAACCTCCTCAGGTACTGTACTAtgctcttttttcttcttccctcccATTACTTTTCCAAGCCCACTTTTGTTCAGAAAAGAGTCCCATATTTTCTCTGAGGCTGGCTTGACTTTATCTGCTGATGGCTCTGTGGTCTGTGGTGCCTCGGTGGTAGGCTGTGTTTCCACAGTTGGAGCTGGGGGTGACTCTGCATTTGAAGGCTCCTCCTCAGCTTTGGTCTCCCCGGCATC is a genomic window containing:
- the si:ch211-137a8.4 gene encoding A-kinase anchor protein 12, with the protein product MAATEANTEPVQVDAGETKAEEEPSNAESPPAPTVETQPTTEAPQTTEPSADKVKPASEKIWDSFLNKSGLGKVMGGKKKKEHSTVPEEVLAEDPDKASATNKNDQGEEADPKDQSASQPATEAATDGQVIEKVPDNEEAVQEQKAPGAKPKQGEKSSVRDFIRKPVAKIFSHKSTEKKEGSGELSKHGKVRSKSLDRLEVADASTAVVDQNEDPQSPEEADKLISQTTKPMKRWHSFKKLMAQKSHKKSTDEAKDAEGAEGGSADAAGDTGTLDSTTKSEHTGQKRWKLKRSWTFQGIKRDPSIVGIHKPKDKDSSDNLKDENTPEADQGATQISEESKVSDDGETQEKTNADGEEENEATATHTKHVDQHANDIWTSFKKRVTPKSKKAADAGGEEEEPTGEQEQTEEPQASKDSGKTAKSKRTHFNRAVSLKNFILRKGKSTSMDMGDGSAVQKENKEETKDTDGSADTAGATDLPQGGSEDQAATPSESNNGAQVVDEHKSSDGEDKSLPSIPSGEQSDTPHLSEGGDQTEPNVEPKTNGENGYSGAATEDTTAQNNEPPVKVDVVKEEETNQEDTNCSDKIAKDGKILKQDGNCGTENAVAESEKMAGNV